GGACCAGGCTTCCACACATTAAAAATATGCTTAAGACTTTAAACACACATTTTTTTACagaaaaagtatttaaaaatacttCAAAAAATTTGTAACACCCTAAATTTCAGGATCCGCCATGCATCTTCGCCTCCGCTTAATTAATTATTGTTGGTGCCGCCAAATTCTAAAATTTAACAGAACTCCCACGGTTAACTTGATCTTATCCTAATCACACCCTCGAAAGTAACGGTTAGGTGAGGACATTTTcgttatttatcttttaatcatcataataacaaaaacaaatgtgTCTCTGTGCCCTCCTAAgataaaacattattatttttttccttagaaacaacaacaactctGTTATCCTGATTTCAGAATATTACTACTTTTTATATTGACAGCTCaccaaatttatttaattcctTCCTGTCAGTTCAGgaaattatttgaatattttgtcCATGTGATAATAATAATTCTTTACCATTTTTCAGTTGCagagtaataaataaaataaaatcatttactaGATAATTTGTTTTAGGTAGCAGCACTTTAATATCTGAGGGTATTTTCGTCATTATAATATTCTTTTTGGAGGGAGTgggaacaaataaaaaaaacaaactgaTACAGTCAGTATATGACGTGACCTCCATTGATTTCGCCAACGAGCTTCTtccctctctctcactctcttagACCTAAACAATGTCTGCTCCTAGGTCACAGAGATCATCCACGATCTCGCCCTCTCGTCCTCTCAGATCTCCGGCTACTGTTCCGACGAAACGCCCCGTAACTCCTTCCTCTCCGGCGACTGTCCCGACGAAACGCCCCGTAACTCCTTCGTCTCCGGCTGCTTCTTCAACTTCGCATCTACGTTCTAGTCCGAGTCCCTCTACCTCCTCCGGTACGGCGGCTGCTGCTTCCACGAAACTGAAGGAGAATATTACGGTTACGATTCGTTTCCGTCCTCTCAGGTTAGGTGGTTATTAATGTGGAGTTGAGATTGGGATccggtttatatttttttcggTTATTGGCACTTGATTTGGTTAGGTTAATGTGGAGACGGGATTGTAAATGTTTTTAGAAATCCGTTAGGTTAGGTTAATGTGTAGATGAGATTGGGAACCGGTTTAATGACATTTGATTTGGTTAAATAGTGCTCGAGAGGTGGACAATGGAGATGAGATTGCGTGGTATGCTGATGGAGACTACACTATTCGGAACGAGTACAACCCTGATCTTTGCTATGCCTTTGGTTAGTGTTTTAGTCAAATGTAAGATTCTTGTATTTGCTTCTTTGTTCTCGATTTGGTCAAAgtgtgtgtttctttttttttttggtttacagATAGAGTGTTTGGACCACCAACTACGACTCGTCGTGTTTATGATACTGCTGCTCAGCAAGTTGTTAGTGGGGCTATGTCTGGTATAAATGGTATGTTTCATGTTTTTTCATCTTTTCTCAAGGGCTCCAAAAGAGACCTCTCTCACTTATAAGTTGAACTGTGTGATGTTGGGAGTGTTTCAAGTTTGGTGCTTTCGAACTCTTTGGCTTGAAAAAGATTCTTCCTTGCTTATTTTCAGGTACTGTGTTTGCTTATGGAGTTACTAGCAGTGGCAAGACTCATACAATGCATGTAAGTCACTATTTTTTTTAGAGAGGTTTAGATGTATCATTATGTTTCTTTTGGATATCTGCTGCAACTTGTACATGATTTAATTGGGCAAGTTATTTGCGATCAATAACCCTCTGTCTTAAGCTTTCTTTTCATGTCGTACTTATCATTTTTAGAGATAGTGTTGCTCATTTTAGATATAGGATGTCTTTTCCATCGTTCTCGTTAGGGGTTAAAGTATGTTGTTACATAGGTGTATCACGTGTTCAAAAGATATCCGAAGGTGTTTTCACTAATGCACAATCTACTTGCCACCTGTGCTTATTAGACCTTGACTAACGATATATTTTGCATTTAGGGGGAGCAAAGATCACCTGGGATAATTCCGTTGGCTGTAAAGGATGTATTCAGCATTATTCAGGAGGTGATAGGTTACTCTTTAGTTGTGTCATTTTAATAGGATTTGGCACTCGTTTCGCTAGCTAATTATGTTTCAGCTGTCCAGACACCAGAACGGGAATTTCTTCTACGTGTTTCATATCTTGAGATATACAATGAGGTTGGTTCTGACTCCAGTATTTGCTTGCATCTCCTACCTTAATTCTAATTTGTTTTCCAAATTCTTAATGGACATGTGTCTTGTGCACCTTAGAAGTTACCTGGAACCTTAGAGGAACGCTTTAGGTTTTACTCCTTAAGTTCGTTCTTATTTAAACCTATGACAGTGAGTATGctcaagaaaataattttaggaTGGAATTTCTGTTTCAGTTGTACATGTAAACTCATGAAACTGCGAAGAGTTGTTCTAGCGCGGAACCAAAATTTCATTTCCAACTGATTTCTCACCTGGTCCATAATTTAagggttctttttttttctcttacagGTCATAAATGACTTACTAGACCCAACAGGGCAAAATCTACGAATACGGGAGGATTCTCAGGTCAGCGGTGGATTATATTTAACCAAATTCTGATATTATTTGCAGTATTATTTCGTTTAACCAAGCTTCAGTTGCCTCGTAAGATTCATTAGTATTAGTGTGTGTTTATGTTGATAGGGCACATATGTTGAAGGCATTAAAGATGAGGTTGTCTTATCCCCAGCTCATGCTCTATCCCTCATAGCATCTGGTGAAGGTATAAGATCGTAATGTACCTGTTAACTTTAAGCGTCAGGTCACTTTTTGCATAATATAGTTTCATTATTATGTGCCtattagaagaaaaaatgtttttcaGTAACGAGAAAATTATGTGGTTTATGGTTATTATCTTCTCGCAAGGGATTTGTTGGACAATGTAGATCTAGTTTAATATAGTTGCATTATTATGATTCAGTATCGATCGGTTATCAaacttttcttctcttcataAGGTCATACCTCTCTTATTTCTGTTTTGTTTGGTCATACTATTAAACTTTGCCTTTGCCGTTATTATTGCAGAACACAGGCATGTTGGTTCAAATAATGTCAATCTTTTTAGCAGTCGGAGCCACACAATGTTCACCTTGGTAAGTCCTATTGCCTAAAGTGTATAGTTCTTGTCTCTGTTGATGTGCCTTAGAATTTGGCGCCCTATTTTAAAGTGTTTTCTGTGTATTTCAGACTATTGAAAGCAGTCCACATGGAAAGGGAGATGACGGAGAAGATGTTACTCTCTCTCAGTTGGTAATTACTATAGAGCTCATACTTATTCTGCTATTGTATATGAAGACATGTCACACTTGTTGCTGAGAGTATTTTCAGGTGCTGTCCTTTTCTGACATTCTGGTTCTCTAATATTTGATTATTGGTTCAATGCAGCACCTCATTGATCTTGCTGGATCCGAAAGTTCTAAAACTGAAATGACTGGACAACGGAGGAAAGAGGGATCTTCCATCAATAAAAGTTTACTCACCCTGGGAACTGTAAGGAAGTTCTCTTTCAGTGTCACATTTTTTTCCTCTCTTATAAGCGTGGCTAAACTTCTAATCACCATCATCAGGTCATATCTAAATTGACAGACGCCAAGGCAGCTCATATACCGTACAGGGATTCTAAACTTACTCGTCTCTTGCAGTCAACACTTAGTGGTCACGGACTAGTATCAGTAAGTTCCTTAATTAAGTCTAAGTAATAGTTTATTTGAGAAGTTTCTTAAGGCCAGATGTGTTTCTTTGGGTAATGAACTTTCATTTGTTGACATAGCTCTTTATGTAGAAAGTAAGAGACTGCTGTGTCAATATTGGCTATCTTACCCCATCTGTATTTTTGCAGCTTATTTGCACTATCACACCTGCATCCAGCACAAGTGAAGAGACGCACAACACACTGAAATTCGCACAAAGGTGCAAGCATGTTGAAATCAAAGCTTCACGAAATAAGGTGCATTTGTGGTATTCATGTCTCTGGAGTTCCTTAAATTCGCAAAAGCTCTAATCctgatttttacaaaaaaaaattgtgtttagATTATGGATGAGAAGTCCCTAATAAAGAAGTATCAGAAAGAAATATCATGTCTACAAGAGGAACTTACGCAATTGAAGCAAGGGGTTTCTATGTCTACGTCTAACCAAGAAGATTTGGCTGATCGAAAACTTCAGGTTGGTGTATGCAGATACTTTTCTCGTCTTTGTAGcatagattttataaaacactaaaTAAAAATCTCTTTAACTGTGCCTATAAGGCTTTTACTAAccaattgaaaattttgaagtGATTAATTGTTAATCAactttatcttttaaaatttttggttaaatatatgTACACGTAAAAGTTGCATTCTCCCAGAAATAACGTGCCTTTCTTTCATCGTgctctttttcattttataagCTGAAATCTGTCCAGGTTAAACCCCAGTTGAggttggaggaggaggaggatgaagcCAAAGCAGCTCTGATGGGAA
The Raphanus sativus cultivar WK10039 chromosome 1, ASM80110v3, whole genome shotgun sequence DNA segment above includes these coding regions:
- the LOC108859313 gene encoding kinesin-like protein KIN-7C, mitochondrial; amino-acid sequence: MSAPRSQRSSTISPSRPLRSPATVPTKRPVTPSSPATVPTKRPVTPSSPAASSTSHLRSSPSPSTSSGTAAAASTKLKENITVTIRFRPLSAREVDNGDEIAWYADGDYTIRNEYNPDLCYAFDRVFGPPTTTRRVYDTAAQQVVSGAMSGINGTVFAYGVTSSGKTHTMHGEQRSPGIIPLAVKDVFSIIQETPEREFLLRVSYLEIYNEVINDLLDPTGQNLRIREDSQGTYVEGIKDEVVLSPAHALSLIASGEEHRHVGSNNVNLFSSRSHTMFTLTIESSPHGKGDDGEDVTLSQLHLIDLAGSESSKTEMTGQRRKEGSSINKSLLTLGTVISKLTDAKAAHIPYRDSKLTRLLQSTLSGHGLVSLICTITPASSTSEETHNTLKFAQRCKHVEIKASRNKIMDEKSLIKKYQKEISCLQEELTQLKQGVSMSTSNQEDLADRKLQVKPQLRLEEEEDEAKAALMGRIQRLTKLILVSTKSSLQGKASIKPDHIWRHTFGEDELAYLPDRRKENMADDNARSTASEHFKEPRAGTSSLDEMTKDRKKNKSRGGMLGWLKLKKSDGVAGTLMTDGNQNSTNGSASSSSKCAQTKSTRRDKAAATNKSVPERTVAGDLFSATVGSGDPSLMGTTIADQIDLLHEQTKILVGEVALRTSSLKRLSEQVARNPEDFHIRDQMQKLEDEISEKKDQIRALEQQMIETFGMSHTTDSLGISQVLSKLTTQLNEKIFEHEIKSADNRILQEQLEITKSEKGEMQETIILLREQLDSLAERQQQNAGDESSGRNTHNRNGDELSEIYSGAGTPTSVMSLNRVFAQEEIKDGTTLNSQASEIENLKKENMRLIEEKDELGKLNKKLTEEASYAKELASAAAVELQNLAEEVTRLCNENAKLSSR